Proteins from a single region of Algihabitans albus:
- a CDS encoding AbrB/MazE/SpoVT family DNA-binding domain-containing protein encodes MHKLKVIKQGGRLSVVLPDEVVASLALSEGADLLLSETNGVYRLSRRNDDFDQTMASAQKVMTHYRDTFRELAK; translated from the coding sequence ATGCACAAGCTGAAAGTGATCAAGCAGGGCGGCCGTTTGTCGGTCGTGCTCCCCGACGAAGTCGTCGCGAGCCTCGCGCTGTCGGAGGGTGCGGACCTTCTGCTCAGCGAAACCAACGGTGTCTATCGGCTGTCGCGGCGCAACGACGACTTCGATCAGACCATGGCCTCCGCCCAGAAGGTCATGACGCACTACCGCGATACCTTTCGCGAGCTTGCCAAATGA